A single Oryza brachyantha chromosome 8, ObraRS2, whole genome shotgun sequence DNA region contains:
- the LOC102718575 gene encoding Golgi SNAP receptor complex member 1-1: MEAFSWDALRKQARRLEAQLDDQMSAYRKLISMKSDGSENDIESDIERSLKQLQQVNSQMQTWVSSGGSEVLSHTLTRHMEILQDLTQEFYRLRSSLRAKQQHASLLDLRDFDRAKFDVEEGAEDQALLKEQAAISRSTGQMDNVISQAQATLGTLMLQRSTFGGITTKISNVSSRLPTINQILSSIKRKKSMDTIILSLVASVCAFLIFIYWMSK; encoded by the exons atgGAGGCGTTTTCCTGGGACGCCCTCCGCAAGCAG GCAAGGAGGCTCGAAGCTCAATTGGATGACCAAATGAGTGCTTACCGTAAATTGATTTCCATGAAATCTGATGGTTCTGAGAATGATATCGAGTCTGATATAGAAAGATCGCTGAAGCAACTTCAGCAAGTAAATTCTCAAATGCAGACATGGGTATCATCAGGTGGCTCAGAAGTCCTTTCTCATACATTGACTCGTCATATGGAGATATTGCAGGATCTTACACAG GAATTCTATCGCCTTCGATCTAGCCTTAGAGCAAAGCAACAACATGCTTCTCTTCTTGACTTGAGAGATTTTGACAGAGCAAAGTTTGATGTTGAAGAGGGTGCTGAAGATCAAGCTCTGCTTAAAGAACAAGCTGCGATCAGCAGAAGTACTGGGCAG ATGGATAATGTGATATCACAAGCTCAAGCTACATTAGGCACACTTATGTTGCAACGATCAACATTTGGTGGTATTACTACAAAGATAAGCAATGTTAGCAGTCGGCTTCCTACG ATTAATCAAATTCTTTCATCcatcaaaagaaagaaatcgaTGGACACCATTATTTTATCCCTTGTCGCATCTGTTTGtgcatttcttatttttatctactggATGTCAAAGTAA
- the LOC102707236 gene encoding uncharacterized protein At2g39795, mitochondrial translates to MPPAGAMARRLLHLRGARAAGVSQLCAPRLLPSRTYISDMRRSAFADRLLRSIRSEISSCRAGPAPAPPLSLPFAVDDRSGEQRIRLRRAFDDEEEEVRVDATMVDGATAPTRSWEVAGPEDGRQLRLHISVHVEVTKAARPDLALTFECSAWPDELEVERVYPVRRGGTAPAQQYMGRQFRELDEEMQSAVHDYLEHRGVNDELAAFLHSYMENKEQTELVRWLKNVEGYIKKQAISARHLLRQD, encoded by the exons atGCCACCGGCGGGCGCCATGGCACGGCGGCTGCTCCACCTGcgcggcgcccgcgccgccggcgtgtcCCAGCTCTGCGCccctcgcctcctcccctcgcgcacGTACATCTCCGACATGCGCCGCTCCGCCTTCGCCGACCGCCTCCTGCGCTCCATCCGCTCCGAGATCTCCTCCTGCCGCGCGggccccgcgccggcgcccccGCTCTCCTTGCccttcgccgtcgacgaccgcTCGGGCGAGCAGCGGATCCGACTGCGCCGCGCGTTcgacgatgaggaggaggaggtcaggGTGGACGCCACCATGGTGGATGGCGCCACGGCGCCCACCCGCTCGTGGGAGGTCGCCGGACCCGAAGACGGCCGCCAGCTCAGGCTGCACATCAGTGTCCACGTCGAGGTCACCAAGGCCGCGCGGCCCGACCTGGCCCTCACCTTCGAGTGCTCGGCGTGGCCCGATGAGCTGGAGGTGGAGAGGGTCTACCccgtccgccgcggcgggacggcgccggcgcagcaGTACATGGGCCGTCAGTTCAG GGAGTTGGATGAGGAGATGCAAAGCGCAGTACATGATTACTTGGAGCATCGAGGAGTGAATGATGAGCTTGCAGCGTTCCTGCACTCATACATGGAAAATAAGGAGCAGACAGAACTCGTCCGGTGGCTGAAGAACGTGGAGGGCTACATCAAGAAACAGGCGATATCTGCTAGACACTTGTTGAGACAAGATtag
- the LOC102719606 gene encoding probable CCR4-associated factor 1 homolog 7: protein MAEPPAAGVEGPDEGVEIREVWAGNLEAEMAAIRDEVDRYRFVAMDTEFPGVVCRPLGNFRTADEYNYANLRANVNMLKLIQLGLTLSDENGELPRRGTGGRPCIWQFNFRGFDPRSDPSNGESIQLLLNSGINFDRFAAEGADPIRFAELLMSSGVVLNSDVQWITFHSGYDFGYLLRLLTGQNLPGTMTAFFDLIRIFFPVVYDIKHLMKFCGSLHGGLSKLGELLEIKRVGICHQAGSDSLLTLGCYNKIKEVYFKGSTEKHAGVLYGLVIEDGVNRPPTQPNE, encoded by the coding sequence ATGGCcgagccgcccgccgccggagtAGAGGGCCCCGACGAGGGCGTGGAGATCCGCGAGGTGTGGGCGGGGAATCTGGAGGCGGAGATGGCCGCGATCCGCGACGAGGTCGACCGGTACCGCTTCGTGGCGATGGACACGGAGTTCCCGGGCGTCGTGTGCCGCCCGCTCGGCAACTTCCGCACCGCCGACGAGTACAACTACGCCAACCTCCGGGCCAACGTCAACATGCTCAAGCTCATCCAGCTCGGCCTCACCCTCTCCGACGAGAACGGCGAGCTCCCCCGGCGGGGCACGGGCGGCCGCCCCTGCATCTGGCAGTTCAACTTCCGCGGCTTCGACCCCCGGAGCGACCCCTCCAACGGCGAGTCCATCCAGTTGCTCCTCAACTCCGGCATCAACTTCGACCGATTCGCGGCCGAGGGGGCCGACCCGATCCGCTTCGCGGAGCTGCTCATGTCGTCGGGCGTCGTGCTCAACTCCGACGTGCAGTGGATTACCTTCCATAGCGGTTACGACTTCGGTTACCTGCTCAGGCTGCTCACCGGTCAGAACCTGCCGGGCACCATGACCGCGTTCTTTGATCTCATCAGAATCTTCTTCCCGGTGGTGTACGACATCAAGCATCTCATGAAGTTCTGCGGCAGCCTCCATGGCGGTCTGAGCAAGCTTGGTGAGCTTCTTGAGATCAAACGTGTTGGGATCTGCCACCAGGCTGGCTCCGACTCGCTCTTGACCCTAGGGTGCTACAACAAGATTAAGGAGGTATACTTCAAGGGATCGACCGAGAAGCATGCCGGTGTGTTGTATGGGCTTGTTATTGAGGATGGGGTGAACAGACCACCAACTCAACCCAATGAATGA
- the LOC102718293 gene encoding uncharacterized protein LOC102718293, translated as MPSAAIAACFRCAPAAASGAAGAAAAGPSLATSVYETHLGLAALSWTRTSLGLSLRAVLRLSSPATPASSSADFDQDFEEEETLAFRVRPWLLWRRRGSRRFRAAGDRRVDLAWDLTRARFPGSGSPEPSSGFFVAVVVDGEMVLAAGDLPDAAYRKTRARRPAGPRPVLLSRREHVAMRDTGRCRGHRSWVTVRGKEREISVDLVARGRGRDRSSRDKDRADVGLSVSIDGERVLHVRRLRWKFRGSERVDLGGGDRVQLSWDLHNWLFPQREPPPADAAAHANANAVFVFRFELGGVGEEHEGSENAKALSDKAPRRDAAGILRGYFARWGQKDWSETGSNGEKRKKGRGRRLAKASSSSSASVASSTASWASGSTVMDWASPEEAEMQHGDGFSLLIYAWKS; from the coding sequence ATGCCGTCCGCGGCGATCGCGGCGTGCTTCCGGTgcgcgccggcggctgcgTCCGGAGCAGCCggtgcggcagcggcggggccCAGCCTGGCGACATCCGTCTACGAGACCcacctcggcctcgccgcgctctcctGGACGCGCACGTCGCTCGGCCTCTCCCTCCGCGCCGTGCTCCggctgtcgtcgccggccacgccggcgtcgtcctccGCTGATTTCGATCAGGATTTCGAAGAAGAGGAGACCCTGGCCTTCCGCGTCCGCCCCTGGCTCctctggcggcggcgcgggtctAGGCGGTTCCGCGCCGCGGGGGACCGCCGCGTCGACCTGGCGTGGGACCTCACGCGCGCGCGCTTCCCGGGGTCCGGCTCGCCCGAGCCCTCATCCGGGttcttcgtcgccgtcgtcgtcgacggcgagatggtcctcgccgccggggatTTGCCCGACGCGGCCTACCGCAAGACGCGGGCGAGGCGCCCGGCTGGGCCGCGCCCCGTGCTGCTCTCCCGGCGCGAGCACGTGGCCATGCGCGACACCGGCCGCTGCCGCGGCCACCGGAGCTGGGTGACAGTCCGGGGCAAGGAGCGGGAGATCTCCGTGGATCTCGTGGCCCGCGGCCGGGGCAGGGACAGGAGCAGCAGGGATAAGGACAGGGCGGACGTCGGGTTGTCTGTCTCCATCGACGGGGAGCGCGTGCTTCACGTCCGCCGGTTGCGCTGGAAGTTCCGGGGCAGCGAGCGGGtcgacctcggcggcggcgaccgggtcCAGCTCTCCTGGGACCTCCACAACTGGCTCTTCCCCCAGCGCGAGCCGCCTCCCGCGGACGCCGCAGCGCATGCGAACGCGAACGCGGTGTTCGTCTTCCGGTTcgagctcggcggcgtcggcgaggagcacGAGGGGTCAGAGAACGCCAAGGCTCTCTCCGACAAGGCCCCGAGAAGAGACGCCGCCGGCATTTTGCGAGGCTACTTCGCGCGGTGGGGGCAAAAGGACTGGAGCGAGACCGGCAGCAACggggagaagaggaagaaagggAGAGGCCGGCGTCTGGCCAAGgcgagctcctcctcgtcggcgtccgtggcctcgtcgacggcgtcgTGGGCCAGCGGCTCGACCGTGATGGACTGGGCAAGCCCCGAGGAGGCCGAGATgcagcacggcgacggcttctCTCTCCTGATCTACGCGTGGAAGTCctag
- the LOC102718858 gene encoding temperature-induced lipocalin-1, translated as MKVVRNLDLERYMGRWYEIACFPSRFQPKDGTNTRATYTLAADGAVKVLNETWTDGRRGHIEGTAYRADPASDEAKLKVKFYVPPFLPIFPVTGDYWVLHVDDAYQYALVGQPSLNYLWILCRQPHMDEDVYNQLVERAKEEGYDVSRLRKTAHPDPPPESEQTTGDRGVWWIKSLFGR; from the exons ATGAAGGTGGTGCGGAACCTCGACCTGGAGCGGTACATGGGGCGGTGGTACGAGATCGCGTGCTTCCCGTCGCGGTTCCAGCCCAAGGACGGCACCAACACGCGGGCCACCTACACGCtggcggccgacggcgccgtgAAGGTGCTGAACGAGACGTGGACCGACGGTCGCCGCGGCCACATCGAGGGGACGGCGTACCGCGCCGACCCGGCCAGCGACGAGGCCAAGCTCAAGGTCAAGTTCTACGTGCCCCCGTTCCTCCCCATCTTCCCCGTCACCGGCGACTACTGGGTGCTCCACGTCGACGACGCCTACCAGTACGCGCTCGTCGGCCAGCCCTCGCTCAACTACCTCTGG ATCTTGTGCAGGCAGCCGCATATGGACGAGGACGTGTACAACCAGCTGGTGGAGAGGGCCAAGGAGGAGGGGTACGACGTGAGCAGGCTCCGGAAGACGGCGCACCCTGACCCGCCGCCGGAGAGCGAGCAGACCACCGGCGACCGCGGGGTGTGGTGGATCAAGTCCCTCTTTGGCCGGTAG
- the LOC102719137 gene encoding poly(A)-specific ribonuclease PARN-like: MAAATRAATATATKQVTRRNFAEAVQELAARLETCDYVAIAAQKTGAPTGWRHALLVDTPETAYLKARLAAESFQPLHFAICPFRIDAASPSTLVAYPYNFHLFPRDELQIGMPSYSFSCQSSYLSSMAHSGFDFNMCIYDGISYLSRVQESLAREKIFIPHVRQLSPTPSTSVADSVFMSRIKSRIEHWRKGYTKPSNTADGSLVSSLRQLILGGESYGSRPSFSIDVCSDRQVQLVLEAVNHISDDLVALVVPDKAGAARAVRVIFTSSTEDKNLLLMDIEKMEDEHNLKFRGFREVIDLLSSSQKPIISYNCLNDFTMIHSKFVGPLPPNLHEFMCSLRMVFSNVIDISHMWREIGPLRKAKNIQAALSYLQRQYFVPMDVEIPQQDSNNCITKSGENVLRITKLFAKLSYLLKISPNGQSHSGQKCHTVEEYSYIFYPSCMDEDSEDVKFANESDTTRSMRTDNVVLLWGFRETSVKELRSRLASLHHTFSKDFELKLLDNSCSALIFRSSDMAMELLREINSESPSLNNFFSEGLKAAGFEVYRKVCRLGLWDSDLAEALDGVSSEPSTSTLSGYGTSEIYWNTSLMLDLKEYLEC; encoded by the exons ATGGCCGCGGCCACGCGCGCCgctacggcgacggcgacgaagcaGGTGACGAGGCGGAACTTCGCGGAGGCCGTGCAGGAGCTGGCGGCCCGCCTGGAGACGTGCGACTACGTTGCCATCGCCGCGCAGAAGACGGGCGCCCCAACGGGCTGGCGGCACGCGCTGCTGGTGGACACCCCGGAGACGGCGTATCTGAAGGCCAGACTCGCCGCGGAGTCCTTCCAGCCGCTCCACTTCGCCATCTGTCCCTTCCGCATTGATGCTGCATCCCCTTCCACACTCGTCGCCTATCC GTacaattttcatttatttcccaGAGATGAGCTACAGATAGGAATGCCTTCTTATAGTTTTTCCTGTCAATCATCTTATTTATCATCTATGGCTCATAGTGGTTTTGATTTCAATATGTGCATTTATGATG GTATATCTTATTTATCAAGGGTTCAAGAATCCTTGGCAAGGGAAAAGATATTTATCCCTCATGTTCGCCAATTGTCACCAACACCAAGCACATCTGTTGCTGATTCCGTTTTTATGAGTAGAATTAAATCGAGAATAGAGCATTGGCGAAAAGGATATACAAAACCAAGTAATACAGCTGATG GTTCTTTAGTGAGTTCCCTTAGGCAACTGATTTTGGGTGGTGAATCATATGGCTCAAGACCCAGTTTCAGCATTGATGTTTGCAGTGATCGCCAAGTTCAACTGGTATTGGAG GCAGTAAATCATATATCTGATGACCTTGTAGCTCTTGTTGTTCCGGACAAAGCTGGGGCAGCTAGGGCAGTGCGTGTGATCTTTACTAGTTCTACAGAAGATAAGAACCTTCTCCTG ATGGATATAGAAAAAATGGAGGATGAACATAATTTGAAGTTCCGTGGTTTTCGAGAAGTTATCGATCTACTTTCATCTTCACAGAAACCAATTATATCTTATAATTGCTTGAACG ATTTCACAATGATACACTCTAAATTTGTTGGACCTCTTCCACCAAACTTGCATGAATTCATGTGTTCCTTGAGGATGGTATTCTCTAACGTTATTGACATCAGTCACATGTGGAGGGAAATTGGCCCATTGAGAAAAGCAAAGAATATACAAGCTGCTCTGAGTTACTTGCAGAGACAGTACTTTGTGCCAATGGATGTAGAAATTCCTCAGCAAG ATAGTAACAACTGTATCACAAAAAGTGGGGAAAATGTTCTGAGAATAACAAAGTTGTTTGCTAAGCTAAGTTATTTACTGAAAATCAGTCCCAATGGTCAATCTCACTCTGGCCAGAAGTGTCACACAGTTGAGGAATATTCTTACATATTTTATCCGAGTTGTATGGATGAAGATTCTGAAGATGTTAAGTTTGCTAATGAGTCAGATACCACCAGATCAATGAGAACTGACAATGTTGTTCTTTTATGGGGGTTTAGAGAGACATCTGTCAAAGAACTGAGATCTCGCCTTGCAAGCTTGCATCATACCTTCTCAAAAGATTTTGAGCTCAAATTATTGGATAACTCATGCTCAGCTTTGATATTCCGCAGCTCTGATATGGCAATGGAATTACTAAGAGAAATAAACTCAGAAAGCCCCTCTCTGAATAATTTCTTTTCAGAAGGACTGAAAGCTGCAGGATTTGAAGTCTACAGGAAGGTTTGCAGGTTAGGGCTTTGGGATTCAGATTTAGCTGAGGCTCTAGATGGTGTTTCATCCGAGCCGTCTACTTCAACGCTATCTGGGTATGGAACTTCTGAGATATACTGGAATACTTCACTGATGCTAGATCTAAAGGAGTATCTGGAATGCTAA